A window of the Cicer arietinum cultivar CDC Frontier isolate Library 1 chromosome 6, Cicar.CDCFrontier_v2.0, whole genome shotgun sequence genome harbors these coding sequences:
- the LOC101506873 gene encoding galacturonokinase isoform X2 has translation MAGLSWPSQSELNEMREKVSEMAKVKKEEVRVVVSPYRICPLGAHIDHQGGTVLAMTIDKGILLGFTPSKTDQIVIQSGQFQGEVKFRVGEIQLPRQTTKTKHDNSAENSSELPEQCNWGRYARGAVFALQSRGHNISKGIIGYIHGSEGLDSSGLSSSAAVGVAYLLALEHANDLAISPTENIEYDRLIENEYLGLKNGIMDQSAILLSSHGCLMCMNCKTKEYKLIQRPKVQDYKESEKPKATKMLLARSGLRHALTNNPGYNRRVTECKEAAQILLEASGDYEGEPILSNVAPEVYEAHKCKLKPDLAKRADHYFSENMRVVKGIEAWEMGNLEDFGILMAASGRSSIQNYECGCEPMSKY, from the exons ATGGCAGGGCTTTCTTGGCCTTCTCAATCAGAG CTAAATGAAATGAGAGAGAAAGTTTCTGAAATGGCAAAGGTGAAGAAAGAGGAAGTTCGAGTTGTAGTATCGCCCTATCGAATTTGTCCTTTGGGGGCACATATTGATCATCAG GGGGGGACTGTTTTAGCTATGACTATAGATAAGGGAATCCTTCTGGGGTTTACTCCTTCTAAAACTGATCAG ATTGTAATTCAGTCAGGACAGTTTCAAGGAGAAGTTAAGTTCAG AGTTGGCGAGATTCAGCTGCCAAGGCAAACTACTAAGACAAAACATGATAACTCGGCAGAGAATTCTTCCGAGCTACCGGAACAATGTAATTGGGGGCGCTATGCTAGAGGAGCCGTATTTGCACTACAGAGTAGGGGGCACAATATTTCAAAG GGTATCATTGGATACATACATGGTTCTGAAGGTCTGGACAGTTCGGGCTTAAGCTCTTCTGCTGCA GTTGGAGTAGCTTACCTCTTAGCTTTGGAACATGCAAATGATTTAGCAATATCTCCTACTGAAAATATTGAATACGATAG GTTGATTGAAAATGAATATTTGGGTCTGAAAAATGGAATAATGGACCAATCAGCTATATTACTTTCAAGCCATGGTTGTTTGATGTGCATGAATTGCAAG ACGAAAGAATATAAGCTTATTCAGCGGCCAAAGGTGCAAGATTACAAAGAGAGTGAAAAGCCGAAAGCAACCAAAATGTTGCTGGCTCGTTCTGGGCTGAGGCATGCTTTGACTAACAACCCTGGATATAATAGGCGAGTGACAGAATGTAAAGAGGCTGCACAAATTCTTCTCGA AGCATCTGGAGATTATGAAGGGGAGCCCATCCTATCAAACG TTGCACCAGAAGTTTATGAGGCTCACAAG TGCAAATTAAAACCCGATCTAGCCAAAAGAGCGGATCATTATTTCTCAGAGAATATGCGTGTTGTGAAAG GAATTGAGGCTTGGGAAATGGGAAATTTAGAAGATTTTGGAATTCTCATGGCTGCTTCTGGTCGGAGTTCCATTCAAAATTATGAATGTG GTTGTGAACCAATGAGTAAATATTGA